A genome region from Eschrichtius robustus isolate mEscRob2 chromosome 4, mEscRob2.pri, whole genome shotgun sequence includes the following:
- the CISD2 gene encoding CDGSH iron-sulfur domain-containing protein 2, whose amino-acid sequence MVLESVARIVKVQLPAYLKRLPVPESITGFARLTVSEWLRLLPFLGVLALLGYLAVRPFLPKKKQQKDSLINLKIQKENPKVVNEINIEDLCLTKAAYCRCWRSKTFPACDGSHNKHNELTGDNVGPLILKKKEV is encoded by the exons ATGGTGCTGGAGAGCGTGGCCCGCATCGTGAAGGTGCAGCTCCCCGCGTATCTTAAGCGGCTCCCAGTCCCCGAGAGCATTACCGGGTTCGCCCGGCTCACAG TTTCAGAATGGCTTCGGTTATTGCCTTTCCTTGGTGTACTTGCACTACTTGGCTACCTTGCGGTTCGTCCATTTCTCCCGAAGAAAAAGCAACAGAAGGATAGCTTGATTAATCttaaaatacaaaaggaaaatccCAAAGTGGTGAATGAGATAAACATTGAAGATCTGTGTCTTACTAAAGCAGCTTATTGTAGATGTTGGCGTTCTAAGACG tttccTGCCTGTGATGGTTCACATAATAAACACAATGAATTGACAGGAGATAATGTGGGTCCACTAATACTGAAGAAGAAGGAAGTATAA